The following proteins are co-located in the Rippkaea orientalis PCC 8801 genome:
- a CDS encoding aspartate-semialdehyde dehydrogenase — MSNPVSIAILGATGAVGTELMELLESRNFPVSRLKLLASERSVGSTLTFKGEKLPVEAVQPSSFKGIDLVLASAGGSTSQVWAKTIVDAGAVMVDNSSAFRMEPDVPLIVPEINPEAAAHHRGIIANPNCTTILLGVAIYPLHRVQPIKRIVVSTYQSASGAGARAMEEVKVQSQAILDGKEPNPEIFPYPLAFNLFPHNSPLNAEGYCGEEMKMVKETRKIFNEPDLKITATCVRVPVLRAHSEAVNLEFTSPFAVTKAREILSEAPGVKLVEDWQQNYFPMPIDASGKDDVLVGRIRQDISHPNGLELWLCGDQIRKGAALNAVQIAELLIEKNWLKSAAAMAAVG, encoded by the coding sequence TTGTCTAACCCAGTCAGTATCGCTATTCTCGGCGCAACGGGAGCCGTTGGAACTGAGTTAATGGAACTGCTAGAAAGTCGAAATTTCCCCGTTTCCCGTCTAAAATTGTTAGCGTCTGAACGATCAGTCGGCAGTACCCTGACCTTTAAAGGGGAAAAACTGCCCGTAGAAGCAGTTCAACCCAGTTCATTTAAAGGGATTGACCTAGTATTAGCCTCAGCCGGGGGGTCTACCTCCCAAGTTTGGGCAAAAACCATTGTGGACGCAGGAGCCGTCATGGTGGATAATTCTAGTGCGTTCCGTATGGAACCCGATGTACCCCTGATTGTTCCCGAAATTAACCCTGAAGCAGCAGCCCATCACCGAGGCATTATCGCTAATCCCAATTGTACGACGATCCTACTAGGGGTGGCTATCTATCCTCTCCATCGAGTCCAACCCATCAAACGCATCGTGGTTTCTACCTATCAGTCCGCCAGTGGAGCCGGAGCAAGGGCGATGGAAGAAGTTAAAGTCCAATCTCAAGCTATTTTAGACGGAAAAGAACCAAACCCAGAGATTTTTCCCTATCCCCTAGCCTTTAATCTCTTTCCCCATAACTCCCCCTTGAATGCAGAGGGTTATTGTGGCGAAGAGATGAAAATGGTTAAGGAAACCCGTAAAATATTTAATGAGCCTGATCTGAAAATTACGGCGACTTGCGTGCGGGTTCCCGTACTACGCGCTCACTCAGAAGCAGTTAATCTAGAGTTTACTTCGCCGTTTGCCGTGACCAAAGCTAGAGAGATTTTGTCCGAAGCTCCCGGGGTTAAATTGGTGGAAGATTGGCAACAAAATTACTTTCCCATGCCCATCGATGCTTCTGGCAAAGATGACGTTCTAGTGGGAAGGATTCGCCAAGACATTTCTCATCCCAATGGCTTAGAATTATGGCTATGCGGAGATCAAATTCGCAAAGGGGCTGCTTTGAATGCGGTACAAATTGCTGAATTATTAATTGAAAAGAATTGGCTAAAATCGGCTGCTGCTATGGCCGCAGTTGGCTAA
- a CDS encoding vitamin K epoxide reductase family protein — protein sequence MTRRRSVPWIYRWSRPLIGAIAIAGAILTAYLTITKLAGGEVACGVDAAKSAASGCKSVLDSPYATVFGLPLSLFGFLAYGSMATFSLGPLFVSPENNKRFRKQLEDWTWLLLLAGGTAMAVFSAYLMYILATELKSVCYYCIGSAVFSLSLMGLSIFGREWEEIGQIFFVPIVVAMITLVGTLGVYANVNGPTADGRVPITVPDTQPTPPNGWEVTMTSGEAEIALAKHLTAIGAKMYAAFWCPHCFEQKQLFGKEAAKEITVIECDPSGKNPQPQACAAAGIQSYPTWEIKGQVLRGTQLPRKLAEISGYQGPTNFKYTMPGS from the coding sequence ATGACTCGCCGACGTTCTGTTCCTTGGATTTATCGCTGGTCGCGTCCCCTGATCGGTGCGATCGCCATAGCTGGAGCTATTTTAACCGCCTATCTAACTATCACGAAACTGGCAGGAGGAGAGGTAGCTTGTGGGGTCGATGCGGCCAAAAGTGCTGCTAGTGGCTGTAAAAGTGTCCTTGACAGCCCCTACGCTACGGTTTTTGGACTGCCGTTAAGTTTATTTGGATTCCTTGCCTATGGGAGTATGGCCACCTTTTCCTTGGGTCCATTGTTTGTCAGTCCCGAAAATAACAAACGTTTTAGAAAACAATTGGAAGATTGGACATGGTTGCTTCTCCTGGCAGGGGGAACAGCGATGGCGGTTTTTAGTGCTTATTTAATGTATATTTTGGCAACAGAGCTGAAAAGCGTTTGTTATTATTGTATCGGTTCGGCTGTTTTTTCGTTGAGTTTGATGGGCTTAAGTATTTTTGGTCGAGAATGGGAAGAAATTGGTCAGATTTTCTTTGTTCCCATTGTTGTTGCCATGATTACCCTCGTAGGAACGTTGGGGGTTTACGCTAATGTTAATGGGCCAACGGCTGATGGTCGTGTTCCCATTACCGTACCCGATACTCAACCGACACCTCCTAATGGATGGGAAGTAACCATGACATCAGGGGAAGCAGAAATTGCTTTAGCAAAACATCTAACGGCCATTGGGGCTAAAATGTATGCGGCGTTTTGGTGTCCCCATTGTTTTGAACAAAAGCAATTATTCGGCAAAGAAGCTGCTAAAGAAATTACTGTCATTGAATGTGACCCCAGTGGCAAAAATCCTCAACCTCAAGCTTGTGCTGCTGCGGGTATTCAATCCTATCCAACTTGGGAAATTAAAGGACAAGTGTTGCGCGGGACTCAACTGCCTAGAAAGTTAGCAGAAATATCGGGATATCAAGGACCAACTAACTTTAAATATACCATGCCAGGTAGCTAA
- a CDS encoding ribonuclease J translates to MSQNQTQPTLKIIPLGGLHEIGKNTCIFEYGDEIILLDAGIAFPTEGMHGVNIVLPDMTYLRENRHKIQGMIATHGHEDHIGGIPYHLKQFDIPIIYGPKLAIALLRDKLEEAGLSDRTTLKTVSPREMVRISESFLVEFIRNTHSIADSFTVAIHTPLGVIIHTGDFKIDHTPVDGEYFDLQKLAEHGEKGVLCLLSDSTNAEVPGSTPSERSVYPNLDRIIHQAPGRLLITTFASSVHRVNMILQLAHKHQRKVAVVGRSMLNVIAHARELGYIKCPDDVFISLKAARNLPDEKVLILTTGSQGEPLAALTRISWGAHPHIKIRPGDTVVFSANPIPGNTIAVVNTIDRLMIQGAEVIYGRHQGIHVSGHGAQEEHKLMLALTRPKFFIPVHGEHRMLVKHAQTAQSMGIPAENMVIIDNGDIVQLSPDSIDVIGKVPSGIELVDQAGIVHDHVMQDRQQLAEQGVVTVAAAVSWEGKLMAQPEVHLRGVVTKVERSLLQQLIIRAIERLLSDRWDEFAHTNGNGTQIDWSMVRDEVENTLQRLIRRELRIEPMVVFLLQIPEQEVSDRPVTKTYRRRRSTASVVS, encoded by the coding sequence ATGAGTCAAAATCAAACCCAACCAACCCTCAAAATTATTCCCCTCGGTGGATTACATGAAATTGGAAAAAACACCTGTATTTTTGAATATGGCGACGAAATTATCCTGTTAGATGCGGGAATTGCCTTTCCCACCGAAGGAATGCACGGGGTCAACATAGTCCTGCCTGACATGACCTATTTGCGAGAAAATCGCCATAAAATCCAGGGAATGATTGCTACCCACGGGCATGAGGATCATATTGGAGGCATTCCTTATCATCTGAAGCAATTTGATATTCCAATTATTTATGGACCGAAACTCGCCATCGCCCTGTTACGCGATAAATTAGAAGAAGCGGGGTTAAGCGATCGCACTACCCTAAAAACCGTCAGTCCACGGGAGATGGTACGGATTAGTGAGTCATTTTTAGTCGAATTTATCCGTAATACCCACTCCATTGCCGATAGCTTTACCGTAGCCATTCATACGCCCCTAGGAGTCATCATTCATACCGGGGACTTTAAAATTGATCACACCCCCGTTGATGGAGAATACTTTGATCTCCAGAAATTAGCCGAACATGGCGAAAAAGGGGTACTGTGCCTCTTAAGCGACTCCACTAACGCAGAAGTCCCCGGAAGTACCCCCTCAGAACGCAGTGTCTATCCGAATTTAGATCGCATTATCCATCAGGCCCCTGGACGGTTACTCATTACCACCTTTGCCTCTTCGGTGCATCGGGTCAATATGATCCTCCAATTAGCCCACAAACATCAGCGTAAAGTGGCTGTAGTGGGACGTTCCATGCTCAATGTCATCGCCCACGCGCGAGAATTGGGTTATATTAAATGTCCCGATGATGTCTTTATTTCCCTGAAAGCTGCGCGAAATTTACCCGATGAGAAGGTGTTGATCCTCACCACAGGGTCTCAAGGGGAACCCTTAGCCGCTTTAACCCGTATTTCCTGGGGAGCCCATCCTCACATCAAAATTCGCCCCGGAGATACGGTTGTCTTCTCCGCAAACCCCATTCCGGGTAACACCATCGCCGTTGTCAATACCATTGATCGACTGATGATCCAAGGTGCGGAAGTGATTTATGGCCGTCATCAAGGGATTCATGTTTCGGGTCACGGAGCGCAGGAAGAACATAAACTGATGTTAGCCTTGACTCGTCCTAAATTCTTCATTCCCGTCCATGGAGAACACCGAATGCTGGTAAAACACGCGCAAACAGCCCAAAGTATGGGGATTCCGGCGGAAAATATGGTGATTATCGATAATGGCGATATTGTGCAGTTATCCCCCGACTCTATCGATGTGATCGGTAAAGTTCCTTCGGGTATTGAATTGGTGGATCAGGCAGGGATCGTACACGATCATGTGATGCAAGATCGACAACAATTGGCCGAACAAGGAGTCGTGACAGTCGCGGCCGCCGTCAGTTGGGAAGGGAAGTTGATGGCACAACCAGAGGTACATCTGCGGGGTGTGGTGACAAAAGTAGAGCGATCGCTGCTACAACAATTGATTATTCGCGCGATTGAACGACTGTTGAGCGATCGTTGGGATGAGTTTGCTCATACCAATGGCAATGGAACCCAGATAGACTGGTCTATGGTGCGTGATGAGGTAGAAAACACCTTACAACGCTTAATTCGTCGTGAATTACGCATAGAACCGATGGTAGTCTTCCTGCTGCAAATTCCTGAACAGGAAGTTTCAGACCGTCCTGTGACGAAAACCTATCGTCGTCGTCGTTCCACTGCTTCGGTTGTGTCTTAG
- a CDS encoding J domain-containing protein — MAPSKKIKQQPQPSSPSQSTALGLSAFHERRRVLEEEHEWLLKQIQRKRKELKKFLDEIRSVATEMFAQASPIYQKLMELDTEIHDLFEQIFTTRKLGKKSQQDITKVYRNLQFMGMISPKFDQDEDEDDEELDEMFNDTSEDNFFNKNAHYSPENESSQFTSESAYKSPESKQIRQTFLKLASLFHPDKVTDEETQMRHNEIMKEVNRAYQEGDIARLLELERQHHLQEEIDFDNSSKSDIEKACNRREKDNQLLKTQYENLKRELRLARNTPEGEMVKDYRACQKEGIDPIEEILSEMKGQLELIENIRDFVRDFLDKKITIQQFLKGPSLMRKATAEEEEEMFEMLLENLLGLK; from the coding sequence GTTTTAGAAGAGGAACACGAATGGCTTCTTAAACAAATTCAACGCAAACGTAAAGAATTGAAAAAATTTCTTGACGAAATACGCTCAGTCGCCACAGAAATGTTTGCTCAAGCTAGTCCTATTTATCAAAAACTGATGGAGCTTGATACTGAAATTCATGATCTATTTGAACAAATCTTTACAACAAGAAAACTAGGTAAAAAAAGTCAACAAGATATTACTAAAGTTTACCGCAATCTTCAGTTTATGGGCATGATTAGCCCTAAGTTTGATCAAGATGAAGATGAGGATGATGAAGAACTTGACGAAATGTTTAATGATACCTCTGAGGATAACTTTTTTAATAAAAATGCTCATTATTCTCCAGAAAATGAGTCATCGCAATTTACTTCAGAATCTGCTTATAAATCACCTGAATCTAAACAAATTCGCCAAACCTTCTTAAAACTAGCCTCCCTTTTTCATCCGGATAAAGTCACCGATGAAGAAACTCAAATGCGCCATAATGAAATTATGAAAGAGGTTAACCGAGCTTATCAAGAAGGGGATATCGCAAGGCTTCTAGAACTTGAACGACAACACCATCTTCAAGAAGAGATTGACTTCGATAATTCCAGCAAAAGTGACATTGAAAAAGCTTGTAACCGTCGAGAAAAAGATAACCAACTCCTGAAAACTCAATATGAAAATCTTAAACGAGAATTGCGTCTAGCTCGCAATACCCCTGAAGGAGAAATGGTTAAAGATTATCGAGCTTGTCAAAAAGAGGGAATTGATCCTATAGAAGAAATACTATCAGAAATGAAAGGACAACTTGAACTAATAGAAAATATTCGAGATTTTGTCCGAGATTTTCTAGATAAGAAAATCACTATTCAGCAGTTCCTAAAAGGACCTAGTTTAATGAGAAAGGCAACTGCTGAAGAAGAGGAGGAAATGTTTGAAATGTTGCTAGAAAATCTCTTGGGACTTAAATGA
- the tig gene encoding trigger factor, translating to MKVTQEKLPDSQIGLEIEISAEASKKAYETKVNTLARTANIPGFRKGKVPRQILLQRIGTEYIKATTLQELIEDSLKAAIKQESLESIGDFELKSKFDELVQQFKPGEPLTFSAAIDVPPTVTLGDYQSLSVKAEETVYNPEKLENWFKERQEQQATLVPVEDRKAEMGDVAIVDYEGYFAPEEGEETERKPIPGVQGQDFRVDLTEGRFIQGMVEGIVGMQPEETQEITVTFPSDYPREDLAGQVAIFKITVKELKAKELPELDDDFAEEVSEFATIAELRESLEKQFTEEAQEATKKSIHDAMITQLLEICPVDLPNTLIEDEVTQVLTQTAMQMEQMGIDIRQLFVKENIPKLRENARPDAISRLKQSLILQEIAKVESITPEASLVEERINKIKEQLSERDVDFDKLEQMVTEELTMEAILNWLQEKATVELVPEGTLKPAEDQEAESQEE from the coding sequence ATGAAAGTAACCCAGGAAAAGCTCCCTGACAGTCAGATTGGTTTAGAAATTGAAATTTCGGCTGAAGCCTCCAAAAAAGCCTATGAAACAAAGGTTAATACCCTAGCGCGTACTGCTAATATTCCTGGGTTTCGCAAGGGGAAAGTCCCCCGCCAAATTTTATTACAGCGTATCGGAACCGAGTATATCAAGGCGACGACGCTGCAAGAATTGATTGAAGACAGCTTAAAAGCTGCTATCAAACAAGAATCCTTAGAATCCATCGGAGATTTTGAACTCAAGTCTAAATTTGACGAATTAGTCCAACAATTTAAGCCAGGAGAACCGTTAACGTTTTCGGCGGCGATCGATGTGCCTCCCACAGTTACCTTGGGAGATTACCAGAGTTTAAGCGTTAAAGCCGAAGAAACAGTCTACAATCCTGAAAAATTAGAAAATTGGTTCAAAGAACGTCAAGAACAACAAGCTACCCTTGTCCCAGTAGAAGATCGTAAGGCTGAAATGGGAGATGTGGCGATCGTCGATTATGAAGGCTATTTTGCCCCAGAAGAAGGAGAAGAAACGGAAAGAAAACCGATTCCTGGGGTTCAAGGTCAAGATTTTCGAGTAGATCTGACTGAAGGACGCTTTATTCAGGGGATGGTTGAAGGAATCGTGGGAATGCAGCCAGAAGAAACCCAAGAAATAACCGTAACCTTTCCCTCAGACTACCCTAGAGAAGACCTAGCCGGACAAGTGGCCATTTTCAAGATCACCGTCAAAGAGCTTAAAGCCAAAGAATTACCAGAATTAGATGATGATTTTGCCGAAGAAGTCAGCGAATTTGCAACAATTGCCGAGTTACGGGAATCCCTAGAAAAGCAATTTACCGAAGAAGCTCAAGAAGCGACTAAAAAGAGCATTCACGATGCGATGATTACCCAATTACTAGAAATCTGTCCGGTTGATTTGCCCAATACCCTCATTGAAGACGAAGTGACTCAAGTGTTGACCCAAACGGCAATGCAGATGGAACAGATGGGAATCGATATTCGGCAACTGTTTGTCAAAGAGAATATCCCAAAATTACGGGAAAATGCCCGACCAGATGCCATTAGTCGCCTAAAACAATCCTTAATTCTCCAAGAAATTGCTAAGGTAGAATCCATTACACCCGAAGCAAGCCTTGTTGAAGAGAGAATAAACAAAATTAAAGAACAACTCTCAGAACGCGACGTTGACTTCGACAAGTTAGAGCAAATGGTAACAGAAGAGCTAACCATGGAAGCCATCCTCAATTGGTTACAGGAAAAAGCCACGGTAGAATTAGTACCCGAAGGAACCTTAAAACCCGCAGAAGATCAAGAAGCGGAGTCCCAAGAGGAATAG
- a CDS encoding Uma2 family endonuclease: MLINAQLPLNSEQLQKQDQTLSLAGMTWTDYEKFNAEEYLGYRVSYFNGVITLVSPSLSHERIAQTISILVCAYCRKFNLPYFPMGSTRLSNKPLAGKEPDVSFAFNTDKDLPDLAIEVMFSSGSIDDLNKYHALGIKEVWFWKNQKITFYQRQAQEYIEITHSQLLSNLTSDLLENFTNQALTKSPLIIEAEFLQQI, from the coding sequence ATGTTAATCAATGCCCAACTTCCCCTAAATAGTGAGCAGCTTCAAAAACAAGACCAAACGCTGAGTTTAGCTGGAATGACTTGGACAGACTATGAAAAATTTAATGCAGAAGAATACCTAGGCTATAGAGTTTCTTATTTCAATGGAGTCATTACTTTAGTGTCCCCCAGCCTAAGTCATGAAAGAATTGCCCAAACCATTAGTATTTTAGTATGTGCTTATTGCCGAAAGTTCAATTTACCTTATTTCCCCATGGGTTCTACCCGATTATCTAATAAACCCCTCGCTGGAAAAGAACCTGATGTGAGTTTTGCCTTCAATACCGATAAAGATCTTCCTGATTTAGCTATTGAAGTCATGTTTTCTAGTGGGAGCATTGATGATCTCAACAAATATCACGCCCTAGGAATCAAAGAAGTTTGGTTCTGGAAAAATCAGAAAATTACTTTTTATCAACGACAAGCTCAAGAATATATCGAAATTACTCATAGTCAACTTTTATCTAATTTGACATCTGACCTACTCGAAAATTTTACAAATCAAGCACTTACTAAAAGCCCCCTAATTATTGAAGCAGAATTTCTACAACAAATTTAA
- the dapA gene encoding 4-hydroxy-tetrahydrodipicolinate synthase, with translation MSDRNLGRVITAMVTPFDEEGQVNYAVAEALAVHLVENGSDGLVICGTTGESPTLTWPEEHELFAVIKKAVGGKAKIIAGTGSNSTQEAIEATQKASKLGLDGSLQVVPYYNKPPQEGLYQHFKTIAESSPDLAIMLYNIPGRTGQNLLPETVAKLAEIDNIVAIKEASGSLEQACQIRRQTPNSFMIYAGDDFLTLPLLTVGGMGVVSVASHLVGQQIQEMIQGFESGKTALAKEIHLQLFPLFKVLFCTTNPIPIKAALNLKGWNVGKVRLPLVEISTNLKQEVESVLKELSLL, from the coding sequence ATGAGCGATCGCAATTTGGGACGAGTCATCACGGCTATGGTGACTCCCTTTGATGAAGAAGGTCAAGTGAATTACGCAGTAGCAGAAGCCTTAGCCGTCCATTTAGTGGAAAATGGGAGTGACGGATTAGTGATTTGTGGGACAACGGGAGAATCTCCGACCCTAACTTGGCCAGAAGAACATGAGTTATTTGCGGTGATTAAAAAAGCCGTTGGAGGCAAAGCTAAAATTATCGCAGGAACGGGTTCAAATTCCACCCAAGAAGCCATAGAAGCTACCCAAAAAGCGTCTAAATTAGGGTTAGATGGGTCTTTGCAAGTGGTTCCCTATTACAATAAACCCCCCCAAGAAGGACTCTACCAACATTTTAAAACCATTGCAGAAAGTTCTCCGGATTTGGCTATAATGTTGTATAATATACCTGGGCGCACTGGTCAAAATCTTTTGCCAGAAACCGTCGCTAAACTAGCAGAAATTGACAATATTGTTGCGATTAAAGAAGCGAGTGGAAGTCTAGAACAAGCTTGTCAAATTCGCCGTCAGACACCGAACTCCTTCATGATTTATGCAGGAGATGATTTCTTAACTTTACCCCTATTAACCGTCGGAGGAATGGGCGTAGTTAGCGTTGCGAGTCATTTAGTAGGACAACAAATTCAAGAAATGATCCAAGGGTTTGAAAGTGGAAAAACGGCGTTAGCAAAGGAAATTCACTTGCAACTTTTCCCGTTATTTAAAGTCTTATTTTGTACCACAAATCCCATCCCCATTAAAGCCGCTTTGAATTTAAAAGGCTGGAACGTAGGCAAGGTGAGACTTCCTCTAGTAGAAATCTCGACTAACTTAAAACAAGAAGTAGAGTCCGTCTTAAAAGAATTATCTTTGCTATGA